In a genomic window of Parambassis ranga chromosome 24, fParRan2.1, whole genome shotgun sequence:
- the LOC114428508 gene encoding kinesin-like protein KIF13B isoform X4, protein MDDNSLSHSNVKVAIRVRPMNRREKDLKTKCVVEMEGNQTVLHPAITNVNKGDPRNQPKVFAYDHCFWSMDESQKDKFAGQDVVFQCLGQSLLDNAFMGYNACIFAYGQTGSGKSYTMMGSAEQPGLIPRLCSSLFSRTVQEAREGESFTVEVSYMEIYNEKVRDLLDPKGSRQALRVREHKVLGPYVDGLSRLAVTSYKDIESLMSEGNKSRTVAATNMNEESSRSHAVFNIVLTHTLMDLRSGTSGEKVSKLGLVDLAGSERAAKTGAAGERLKEGSNINKSLSTLGLVISALADQGVGKNKSKFVPYRDSVLTWLLKDSLGGNSRTAMVATISPAADNYDETLSTLRYADRAKSIINHAVVNEDPNARIIRELREEVEKLREQLTEAESMKAPELKERLEESEKLIQEMTVTWEEKLRKTEDIAQERQKQLESLGISLQSSGIRLVDDKCFLVNLNADPALNELLVYYLKEHTRVGSANSQDIQLCGMAIQAEHCVIDVTENNSVVLTHHRNARTCVNGNPVTSPVQLHHGDRILWGNNHFFRINLPRHMVRVGGEEEEGGSAMKTYLSTDRLEVDFDASSDVSSELSFSYEFAQAEVMMKGMGNNDPLQAVLQTLERQHEEEKRCALERQRQMYEQELQQLRQRLTPEKPSHLLEASGLSVGAAASAISSPSSHKRMRRWSEDREAMMTRSLRRLREQIVRARLLAQEASFIAEELSKKTEYLVTLQIPAANLDANRKRDAVLSEPAIQVRRKGKGTQIWALEKMENRLVDMRELYQEWKDFDEDDPLMRSYFKRADPFFDEQENHSLIGVANVFLACLFYDVKLQYAVPIINQKGEVAGRLHVEVWRGTESSDGEGVAKPDTHLSSTDGDAQERKLDCVVKILQATGLPRHLSNFVFCQYHFWGQEEPVFTAPEMAPSSSSSASRDPQCTVVFDSAKELSMPVSEDFVEYLAEGAVAIEVYGHKQVNHRRNLALWDLGVIQAKTRSLRERWSEVTRRLELWVQLMELNEAGVFTAVEVVPAKDVRTGGIFQLRQGQSRRAQVEVRPVPDSGTMPLITASILSVSIGDVKVQQITRNDPKWGGDEDMDSYQEVDLERMREQWLITLTQRQEYLDQQLQKIVSKPDKSEEDVERESQLLECRLTLTEERNAVLVPSAGSGIPGAPVERVPVPGMETHIPVLFLDLSADDFQSSLSAPLAGGLDAQLNGEDDDDFFDLHIVKHCDPEVKVEASWDSTVHECPQLSRVTSAEQRVYLTVRVVVQLSHPAHMQLVLRKRICVNVTGRQGFAQSLLKRMSHRSTIPGCGVTFEIVSNIPGDIHGPEDREMLARLAASAEDDQSADSEAAIEKYLRSVLAVENVLTLDRLRQEVAVREQLAVKGKAARRCLSSPNVNRLSASSLELYSSTHKLNDFKGWDSHQDLSVLPPPTRRTLPSSVSQTLNPETVHSGFAASYLPPVKAVPKLLKSLLPGGKDNSRDQTAVHQQSLPRIVVQSASIEEGMSTHQQPVPIEEIIPSDLQTDVPRSVPLPPPIIPETDDSNPSPVSEASSGYMSTSISTATLSEVYTLSWDIPPLGSSRDAEEEENIVTQFSNLPVTTGHESVPGDQSEPQQSSPVSATDQSLPEPDDTLSNSNQNQQKTKPDPVPEADLSSQEPHSAAAHIGSDQLDNSETPKDSVVQDNETKHTEVQLIEPDQTKPATEDLEEPATNSTECEPSPNKEEDPSQLESIVPQHQQPKQNAPDGTQDPAPNLIPAVPVPSSPAPEPSADLQALSKDKEPASEATDLNNTSFLPSSSALDEVQQVAPSAITPAAPLFSPQPCKSGSSAANPFKIQKVKSSDLKSFKPILHEEEGKPAQVDRASSLGTGLNLSVPMESLEIISDSEEGDGAASAVLPEWLKEGEFVTVGSNKTGTVRYVGPTDFAEGTWVGVELEVPAGKNDGSVGGKHYFHCNPGYGVLVRPHRVNRGGAKRRRQQHQQQQQQKRHSANLSGSSPNLAALTALAKGEGGGASTGRSRGENRKSWNT, encoded by the exons ATGGATGACAACAGTCTGAGTCACTCCAATGTAAAGGTCGCTATTCGTGTGCGGCCAATGAACAGGAGAG AAAAAGACctaaaaacaaagtgtgtggtGGAGATGGAGGGCAACCAGACTGTTCTGCATCCAGCCATCACCAATGTAAACAAAGGAGATCCCCG GAATCAGCCAAAG gtcTTTGCATATGACCACTGTTTCTGGTCTATGGATGAATCCCAAAAGGACAAGTTTGCAG GTCAGGATGTTGTGTTCCAGTGCCTTGGACAGAGTCTGCTGGACAATGCCTTCATGGGCTACAATGCCTGCATCTTTGCTTACGGACAGACAG GTTCTGGGAAGTCGTACACCATGATGGGCTCAGCGGAGCAGCCTGGTCTGATCCCCCgactctgcagctctctgttcaGCAGGACTGTGCAGGAGGCCCGCGAAGGAGAGAGCTTCACTGTGGAGGTCTCTTACATGGAGATTTACAACGAGAAGGTTCGGGATCTGCTCGACCCCAAAGG AAGTCGACAAGCACTGAGAGTCAGAGAGCACAAAGTTTTGGGGCCGTATGTTGACGGTTTGTCACGCCTGGCTGTTACAAGCTACAAG GACATAGAGTCTCTGATGTCAGAGGGAAATAAATCTCGCACAGTGGCAGCTACAAACATGAACGAAGAGAGCAGCCGATCCCACGCTGTGTTCAACATCGTCCTCACGCACACACTCATGGACCTACGGTCCGGT ACAAGTGGAGAGAAGGTGAGCAAGCTGGGTCTGGTGGATCTTGCTGGAAGTGAACGAGCAGCAAAGACgggagcagcaggagagaggCTGAAAGAAGGCAGCAACATCAACAA GTCTCTCAGCACTCTGGGTTTAGTTATCTCAGCCTTGGCTGATCAAGGAGTAGGAAAGAACAAAAGCAAGTTTGTTCCCTACAGAGACTCTGTCCTCACCTGGCTGCTcaag GACAGCCTCGGAGGAAACAGCCGCACTGCCATGGTCGCCACCATCAGCCCGGCAGCAGACAACTATGATGAGACTCTGTCCACTCTGCGTTATGCCGACAGGGCTAAGAGCATCATTAACCATGCCGTGGTGAACGAAGACCCGAACGCCAGGATCATCCGTGAGCTCCGGGAGGAAGTCGAGAAGCTCAGGGAGCAGCTCACAGAGGCCGAG TCTATGAAGGCCCCTGAACTGAAGGAGCGACTAGAGGAGTCTGAAAAACTGATCCAAGAAATGACAGTCACCTGGGAGGAGAAACTCAGGAAGACCGAGGATATTGCACAA GAGCGTCAAAAGCAGCTGGAGAGTCTGGGTATCTCTCTTCAGTCATCTGGCATCAGATTGGTGGATGACAAGTGCTTTTTGGTCAACCTCAACGCTGACCCTGCTCTCAATGAGCTGCTGGTCTACTACCTGAAG GAGCACACACGCGTGGGCTCAGCTAACTCTCAGGACATTCAGCTGTGTGGGATGGCCATCCAAGCCGAGCACTGCGTCATCGATGTCACAGAGAACAACAGCGTGGTGCTCACCCATCACCGAAATGCTCG AACATGTGTAAATGGTAATCCAGTCACCAGTCCAGTCCAGCTTCACCACGGGGACAGAATCCTCTGGGGTAACAACCACTTCTTCAG GATCAACCTACCCAGGCATATGGTCCGCGtggggggtgaggaggaggagggtggaagTGCCATGAAGACGTATTTGAGCACCGACCGGCTGGAGGTGGACTTTGACGCGTCCAGCGACGTGTCAAGTGAGCTGAGCTTCAGCTATGAGTTTGCCCAGGCCGAGGTCATGATGAAAGGCATGGGCAACAATG ACCCCTTACAAGCAGTACTACAGACCCTGGAGAGGCAGCATGAGGAGGAGAAGCGCTGTGCTCTAGAGCGCCAAAGGCAGATGTACGAGCAGGAGCTACAGCAGCTTCGCCAGAGACTCACCCCAGAGAAACCCTCCCACCTCCTGGAGGCATCAGGCCTTTCGGTGggtgctgctgcctctgccaTATCATCACCCAGCTCTCACAAACGTATGCGGCGCTGGAGCGAGGACAG AGAGGCGATGATGACTCGAAGCCTGAGGCGTCTCAGGGAGCAGATAGTTCGGGCCAGGCTGTTGGCCCAGGAAGCCAGCTTCATTGCTGAGGAGCTCAGCAAGAAGACAGAGTATCTGGTCACCCTGCAGATACCTGCTGCCAACTTGGATGCCAACAGAAAG CGTGATGCGGTGCTGAGTGAGCCAGCCATCCAGGTCCGTCGTAAAGGCAAAGGGACGCAAATCTGGGCTCTGGAGAAGATGGAGAATAGGttggtggacatgagggagctCTACCAAGAGTGGAAGGACTTTGATGAAGACGACCCT TTGATGCGGTCGTATTTCAAACGTGCCGACCCGTTCTTTGACGAGCAGGAGAATCACAGTCTGATCGGTGTGGCCAATGTTTTCCTGGCCTGCTTGTTCTACGATGTCAAGTTACAGTATGCAGTGCCCATCATCAACCAGAAGGGGGAG gtGGCAGGTCGGCTGCATGTGGAGGTGTGGCGTGGTACAGAGAGCTCTGATGGGGAAGGTGTAGCAAAACCTGACACTCATCTGAGCAGCACTGATGGAGATGCCCAGGAACGCAAACTGGACTGTGTG GTAAAAATCCTCCAGGCCACCGGCCTTCCTCGCCACCTGTCCAATTTCGTCTTCTGTCAATATCACTTCTGGGGGCAGGAGGAGCCAGTGTTCACAGCTCCAGAGATGGCACCATCCAGCTCATCCTCTGCTTCCAGAGACCCTCAGTGTACTGTGGTCTTTGACAGTGCCAAG GAGCTGTCTATGCCAGTATCAGAGGACTTTGTGGAGTACCTGGCTGAGGGCGCGGTGGCCATTGAAGTGTACGGCCACAAACAGGTCAATCATCGCAGGAACCTGGCGCTGTGGGACCTCGGGGTGATTCAAGCCAAGACCAGATCCCTCAGAGAGAG GTGGAGTGAGGTGACCCGTCGGCTGGAGCTGTGGGTGCAACTGATGGAGCTGAATGAGGCGGGCGTGTTCACAGCTGTAGAAGTTGTTCCTGCTAAAGATGTCCGAACAGGAGGAATCTTCCAGCTCAGACAG GGTCAGTCTCGTCGGGCACAGGTGGAGGTGCGTCCAGTACCAGACTCAGGCACCATGCCTCTCATTACAGCCTCCATCCTATCTGTTTCCATCGGGGACGTGAAGGTCCAACAGATCACCAGAAATGATCCAAAATGG GGTGGGGATGAAGACATGGACAGCTATCAA gaggTTGACCTGGAGAGGATGAGGGAACAGTGGTTGATCACTCTCACTCAGAGACAGGAGTATCTggaccagcagctgcagaaaataGTGTCCAAACCAG ATAAGTCAGAGGAAGATGTTGAAAGGGAGTCCCAGCTGCTGGAGTGTCGTCTGACCCTCACGGAAGAACGCAACGCTGTTCTGGTGCCATCGGCTGGCAGTGGCATCCCCGGAGCACCAgtagaaag gGTTCCTGTCCCTGGAATGGAAACACACATTCCTGTCCTGTTCCTGGATCTCAGCG ctgatgATTTCCAGTCCAGTCTTTCAGCTCCATTGGCCGGAGGACTGGATGCACAACTCAACGGGGAGGATGACGATGACTTCTTTGACCTTCATATTGTTAAACACTGTGATCCAGAG GTGAAGGTGGAGGCTTCATGGGACTCGACAGTCCACGAGTGCCCCCAGTTGAGTCGCGTGACGTCCGCTGAGCAGAGAGTCTACCTGACGGTGCGCGTGGTGGTGCAGCTGAGCCACCCTGCTCACATGCAGCTGGTCCTCAGGAAGCGCATCTGTGTCAACGTCACTGGGAGACAG GGTTTTGCCCAGAGTCTCCTGAAGAGAATGTCTCATCGCAGCACCATCCCAGGCTGTGGAGTCACCTTTGAAATTGTTTCCAACATCCCAGGG GATATCCACGgcccagaggacagagagatgcTTGCCAGATTGGCAGCCAGCGCCGAGGACGATCAATCTGCTGACAGCGAGGCTGCCATAGAAAAATACCTCCGCAGCGTCCTAGCAGTGGAGAACGTCCTCACTCTGGACAGACTCAGACAG gaggtGGCTGTAAGGGAACAGCTGGCAGTCAAAGGCAAAGCTGCTAGACGCTGCCTGAGCTCTCCAAACGTCAACAGG CTGTCAGCCAGCAGTCTGGAACTCTACTCCTCCACTCATAAGCTCAATGACTTCAAG ggGTGGGACAGCCATCAAGACCTTTCCGTGTTGCCTCCCCCAACCAGACGTACACTGCCCAGCTCTGTGTCTCAGACCCTGAACCCAGAGACAG tgCATTCAGGCTTTGCTGCATCTTATCTCCCTCCAGTGAAGGCCGTACCCAAGCTGCTCAAGTCACTGCTTCCTGGTGGGAAGGATAATAGCAGAGACCAGACAGCTGTCCATCAGCAG AGTCTGCCGCGTATCGTGGTGCAGTCAGCCAGCATCGAAGAGGGCATGAGTACACATCAGCAGCCG GTTCCCATTGAGGAAATCATTCCTTCAGACCTCCAGACAGACGTTCCCAGGTCCGTGCCCCTCCCACCGCCAATCATCCCAGAGACAGACGACTCCAACCCCAGCCCAGTAAGCGAAGCCTCCAGCGGCTACATGTCGACCAGCATATCTACAGCCACGCTGTCTGAGGTCTACACTCTGAGCTGGGACATTCCTCCATTAGGCTCCAGCagagatgcagaggaagaggaaaatatTGTCACACAGTTTTCAAATCTTCCTGTCACCACTGGTCATGAATCTGTTCCTGGTGACCAGTCAGAGCCTCAGCAgtcttcacctgtgtctgcGACTGACCAATCGCTGCCTGAACCAGACGACACTCTGTCTAATTCAAACCAGAATCAACAAAAAACTAAACCTGATCCAGTTCCAGAAGCTGATTTATCAAGCCAAGAACCACATTCAGCAGCTGCCCACATTGGATCAGATCAACTAGACAATTCAGAGACACCTAAAGACTCAGTGGTACAAGACAATGAAACCAAACATACAGAGGTACAGCTGATAGAACCCGACCAAACCAAACCAGCCACAGAAGATCTGGAGGAGCCTgccacaaacagcacagagtgtGAACCCTCACCTAACAAGGAAGAAGACCCGAGTCAATTGGAATCTATTGTCCCACAGCACCAGCAGCCCAAACAAAACGCTCCTGATGGTACACAAGATCCAGCTCCAAACCTGATCCCAGCAGTACCTGTACCTTCAAGTCCTGCTCCAGAACCCTCTGCTGATCTTCAAGCTTTATCCAAGGACAAAGAGCCAGCTTCCGAAGCCACAGATTTAAATAACACCTCCTTCCTGCCCTCATCCTCAGCCCTCGATGAGGTCCAGCAGGTAGCCCCTTCTGCTATAACACCTGCAGCCCCTCTGTTCAGTCCTCAGCCTTGCAAATCTGGCTCCTCAGCAGCGAACCCATTCAAGATCCAGAAAGTCAAGTCTTCAGACCTCAAGTCCTTTAAGCCTATTTTGCATGAGGAAGAGGGTAAACCTGCACAGGTGGATCGAGCCAGCAGCCTCGGGACAGGACTAAACCTCTCAGTGCCGATGGAAAGCCTGGAGATTATCTCGGACTCTGAGGAAGGAGATGGAGCTGCTTCTGCTGTTCTTCCTGAGTGGCTGAAAGAGGGGGAGTTTGTGACTGTGGGGTCAAATAAGACCGGAACAGTACGATATGTAGGACCCACAGATTTTGCAGAGGGGACCTGGGTTGGAGTGGAACTGGAGGTACCAGCAG GAAAGAACGATGGCTCGGTGGGCGGTAAGCACTACTTCCACTGTAACCCTGGTTACGGAGTGCTGGTAAGACCTCACAGAGTGAACCGTGGTGGTGCCAAACGCCGTCGCcagcaacatcagcagcagcagcagcaaaagcgTCATAGTGCCAACTTGTCTGGTTCCAGCCCAAACCTGGCAGCTCTTACTGCTCTGGCCAAAGGTGAGGGAGGCGGAGCATCGACCGGCCGCAGCAGAGGAGAGAACCGGAAGTCATGGAACACTTGA